The genomic window TGGTGTGGTGTGGAAGGAAGCTCGACCTTACATTCCAAGATGGAATATTCAGAGACCAATTCATTGGTTGGTCATGGACGGCAATGGAAGATGCTTTCGGTCCTGctaataattaatataaagagATCATTCTACTTCATCTCACAGCAACTAATAAATTCATGGATCTTAAAAGAACCCAACTTCTACTTTTGTTCTTTGCTTTTCTGTGTGCTGATCAAGTGAGGAAACTCAATGGAATTTCGATCCCGAGCTGCATACCCATCGAAAGGAATGCTCTTCTTGCCTTCAAAGAAGGCCTCAAAGATCCCTCCAACAGGCTATCTTCTTGGGTGGGTGACGATTGCTGCACATGGGAAGGTGTGGCTTGTGACAATCGTACCAGCCATGTTGTCAAGCTACACCTCCGCAACCCATCATGCTTCGAATACTATCCTCCAAACAACACGTGGTGCTTGGGAGGTGAGTTGAGGCCTTCCTTACTTGGGCTGAAACACCTGAATTATCTTGATCTGAGCATGAACAACTTTGGAGGAATTCGTATCCCAGAATTCATGGGCTCATTCCGTCAGCTCAAATATCTTAACCTCTCCTCGGCTTATATGGGTGGATTGATCCCACATCAGCTTGGGAATCTATCGAGCCTCCAATATCTTGATCTCAGTTATAATTATTATGATGACAATCCACCTGGATTTCTCATCATTGATATTGCCATCTGGATTTCTCGACTTTCTTCTCTGCGATATCTCAATATGTCGGATGTGAAATTCAGAGAAGGTGCTCACTGGCTGCAAGCACTAAACATGCTCCCTTCTGTTATTGAGGTACACTTATCTGATTGTGGCATCAACACCACTtcgctctctcttccacatgtgAATTTTACTTCACTTTCTATTCTTGATCTTTCTTTTAATTCCATTAATTCGACGATACCTGGTTGGTTGTTCAACATAAGTAGCCTCGAGTACCTTGATCTCAGTTATAATTTTATTTGGGGGATCATTCCGTCTGCAATTGAGAATCTAGCTTCGCTCAAGGCCCTTGATCTATCTGGTAATCATTTTCTTGAAGGCAAAATTCTGATCGTGCTTGAGGGTCTATGTAAGCTGCAATATTTAGGATTGTCAGACATTAATATCAGCAAAAATTTGCATGAACTTGATAAAGTGTTTACTGGATGCATCAAAAATAGTTTAGAAACTCTATACATGAGAAACACTCAGCTTGGCGG from Elaeis guineensis isolate ETL-2024a chromosome 4, EG11, whole genome shotgun sequence includes these protein-coding regions:
- the LOC105034610 gene encoding receptor-like protein EIX1 — its product is MDLKRTQLLLLFFAFLCADQVRKLNGISIPSCIPIERNALLAFKEGLKDPSNRLSSWVGDDCCTWEGVACDNRTSHVVKLHLRNPSCFEYYPPNNTWCLGGELRPSLLGLKHLNYLDLSMNNFGGIRIPEFMGSFRQLKYLNLSSAYMGGLIPHQLGNLSSLQYLDLSYNYYDDNPPGFLIIDIAIWISRLSSLRYLNMSDVKFREGAHWLQALNMLPSVIEVHLSDCGINTTSLSLPHVNFTSLSILDLSFNSINSTIPGWLFNISSLEYLDLSYNFIWGIIPSAIENLASLKALDLSGNHFLEGKILIVLEGLCKLQYLGLSDINISKNLHELDKVFTGCIKNSLETLYMRNTQLGGYLPDWLGDFRKLKYLDLSGNSISGPAPASLGRLVELVGLYLRQNFLKGVMSEEQFANFTKLKYLDLSQNQLILNLTFDWIPCFHLSELYIGSCMLGARFPAWLRMQKNITYLDMSSTGISDTTGLVLEVIFPDIRLRYLQQWNHR